One genomic region from Hirundo rustica isolate bHirRus1 chromosome 5, bHirRus1.pri.v3, whole genome shotgun sequence encodes:
- the RHOH gene encoding rho-related GTP-binding protein RhoH gives MLDSVKCVLVGDSAVGKTSLLVRFTSETFPDDYRPTVYENTGVDVFMDGIQISLGLWDTSGSDAFKGIRPLSYQQADVVLMCYSVANHNSFLNLRNKWISEIRSHLPRIPVLVVATQTDQRDMGPYSSSCISPIDGKRLAQDVRAKGYLECSALSNRGVQQVFEYAVRTAVNQAKRQNRRKLFSINECKIF, from the coding sequence ATGCTGGACTCAGTCAAGTGTGTTCTGGTGGGAGACTCTGCAGTTGGGAAAACATCTCTCTTGGTACGTTTCACCTCTGAGACTTTTCCAGATGACTACAGACCCACCGTATATGAAAATACCGGAGTGGATGTCTTCATGGATGGTATACAGATTAGCTTAGGTCTTTGGGACACATCTGGCAGTGATGCCTTTAAAGGCATTCGTCCCCTCTCCTACCAACAGGCAGATGTGGTATTAATGTGCTACTCGGTAGCAAACCACAACTCCTTTCTGAACCTGAGGAACAAATGGATCAGCGAGATCCGCAGCCATTTGCCCCGCATTCCCGTTTTGGTGGTGGCCACTCAGACTGACCAGCGTGACATGGGTCCCTACAGCTCCTCCTGTATCAGCCCGATAGATGGAAAGCGGCTCGCCCAGGATGTGCGAGCCAAAGGCTATTTGGAGTGCTCTGCCCTCAGCAACAGGGGGGTGCAGCAGGTGTTTGAGTACGCCGTGCGGACAGCGGTCAATCAAGCCAAAAGGCAGAACAGGCGGAAGCTCTTCTCCATTAATGAGTGCAAGATCTTTTGA